A genomic segment from Cryptococcus gattii WM276 chromosome J, complete sequence encodes:
- a CDS encoding guanyl nucleotide binding protein, putative (Similar to TIGR gene model, INSD accession AAW43078.1), producing the protein MEEQGHEQVQGQEHQNQAYAPPEYSFDNVSLYASIDAASLSSPLKNNFWRSAIWSPDGSVVLTTTEDRLFRIHTLSETNLGTFETHQFKQPDSIASSIWFPTASSLVPESFCFMAGIRDNPVKLIDAKTGNVRASYPIIDHREQFISPYSMAFHPSLSKLYCGCSSFIEIIDLASSSSTRLKTTFTKSSKDGQKGIISALAFAPGATGDFVAGGFDGSVGMYTEDGELEGWLGGVEGRGVTQLSYHPFNPTLLFVASRRSNVIQVYDLHNPSQPLHSLPRKGRTNQRLRFDIDVWGRWLASGDEEGLIRIWDIVSPEVPIVFEKKLHNDAVSSVHLHPYYPLLLTSSGSRIITASESKSDSDETSEDPQSDSDSDDFNSRHENEGDRGTAAPRSKVKDSTMKVWSFLPPITST; encoded by the exons ATGGAAGAGCAGGGCCATGAGCAAGTGCAAGGCCAAGAACATCAAAACCAAGCGTATGCTCCGCCAGAATATAGCTTTGACAATGTCTCTCTGTACGCCTCCATAGACGCAGCATCTCTTTCCTCACCGCTCAAAAACAACTTTTGGAGGTCTGCAATATG GTCACCGGATGGCTCTGTTGTACTTACAACTACGGAGGATCGCTTATTTCGCATACACAC CCTGAGTGAGACCAATCTCGGTACATTCGAAACCCACCAGTTCAAGCAGCCAGATAGTATAGCATCGTCAATCTGGTTTCCGACCGCCTCATCGCTGGTTCCGGAGAGCTTCTGTTTTATGGCAGGGATAAGGGACAATCCTGTCAAGCTTATCGATGCGAAAACCGGCAAT GTAAGAGCCAGTTACCCTATTATAGACCATCGAGAGCAATTCATATCTCCGTACAGCATGGCATTCCACCCTTCTCTCTCTAAACTATACTGTGGCTGCTCGTCTTTCATCGAGATCATTGATcttgcttcatcatcctctaCCCGGCTGAAAACGACGTTCACAAAATCATCCAAAGATGGCCAAAAAGGAATCATCTCAGCCCTTGCCTTTGCGCCTGGCGCGACAGGGGACTTTGTAGCAGGAGGGTTTGATGGATCGGTAGGGATGTATACAGAAGACGGGGAATTGGAAGGGTGGTTGGGTGGAGTGGAGGGTAGGGGTGTGACGCAGCTATCATACCACCCATTCAATCCCACCCTTCTCTTTGTCGCTTCAAGGCGGTCAAATGTAATCCAAGTGTATGATCTCCATAATCCCTCTCAGCCGCTACATAGTCTTCCGAGAAAAGGGCGGACAAATCAGAGGCTAAGGTTTGATATAGATGTTTGGGGCAGGTGGCTGGCAAGTGGTGATGAA GAGGGGTTGATCAGGATTTGGGATATTGTCAGCCCGGAGGTACCCATTGTGTttgagaagaagctgcATAATG ATGCTGTCAGCTCTGttcatctccatccttACTACCCCCTCCTTCTAACATCTTCAGGCTCCAGAATTATTACTGCTTCAGAGTCAAAATCGGATAGTGACGAAACGAGTGAAGACCCGCAATCGGATTCAGATTCCGACGATTTCAATTCAAGACATGAGAATGAGGGCGATAGAGGTACGGCCGCGCCAAGAAGCAAAGTCAAAGATTCGACGATGAAAGTGTGGTCGTTTCTACCTCCGATAACGTCCACCTAA
- a CDS encoding uncharacterized protein (Similar to TIGR gene model, INSD accession AAW43086.1) has protein sequence MSDAKPKQSSSLSGYAIWLNPSADEKQHYQPLINHLAKLGDGRSDDEKADSPSFEPHITLFAFIPLDTPIEQISDTLRQVAARVNTEASESSKAGTTFGNCSGLKDFVLELLPAQSGTSYFQSVLAPVKPTATLLSLREQTVAAFSSSPSSPPSPSLSPLSDSKEKGGKTDDYFPHLSLFYGNCTQQKRDGIASVANKDDPTLGSGRAKVTIKELGIVRCAGKVEEWEHVDSVVL, from the exons ATGTCAGACGCTAAGCCAAAACAGAGCAGCTCATTGTCCG GCTACGCGATCTGGCTGAACCCTTCTGCCGACGAGAAGCAGCACTATCAACCTCTAATCAACCATCTTGCCAAACTCGGTGATGGACGAAGCGATGACGAAAAAGCAGATTCCCCTTCATTCGAGCCGCACATCACGTTATTCGCCTTTATCCCTCTCGATACCCCCATCGAGCAGATTAGTGACACCCTAAGACAAGTGGCCGCTAGAGTCAATACCGAGGCATCTGAATCCTCCAAGGCAGGGACCACTTTTGGGAACTGCTCTGGGTTGAAAGACTTTGTGCTGGAACTTTTGCCCGCGCAGAGCGGGACATCTTATTTCCAATCCGTTCTTGCGCCCGTTAAACCTACTGCTACGCTTTTATCCCTCCGCGAACAAACAGTCGCTGCATTTTCCTCATCCCCATCTtcacctccatctccatccttgTCGCCATTATCCGATTccaaggagaagggggGAAAGACAGACGACTATTTCCCTCACCTCTCACTCTTCTACGGCAACTGTACTCAACAAAAGCGGGATGGAATCGCCTCGGTGGCCAATAAGGATGACCCTACTTTGGGTTCGGGGAGGGCGAAGGTGACGATCAAAGAGCTGGGGATTGTAAGGTGTGCAGGCAAGGTGGAAGAATGGGAACATGTGGATAGTGTAGTCTTGTGA
- a CDS encoding uncharacterized protein (Similar to TIGR gene model, INSD accession AAW42993.1) — MALTFTIFGGGGKVAKHFTKLAVTAGHNVHSVIKDDGHASELHSLGATTHILPLQTATPSTISSLFRQIKPDVVLFSAGAGGKPPGADEIDHKGAVKVFDAMEQAGVKRLILIGALDVRSRDKGWPEWYSEEDKKASDNVWGSIGSYMQAKLDAELNLHTRSKIDYTVIRPGNLTTEPAGGAVMGRTHLTHTSRELVAQTALAIATSPSTIGFTIDVMDGDGKIEDELEKVVKEKLDAWTG, encoded by the exons ATGGCACTCACATTCACAATCTTTGGAGGGGGCGGAAAGGTCGCAAAACATTTCACAAAGCTCGCAGTCACCGCAGGCCACAATGTCCATTCTGTGATCAAAGACGATGGCCATGCATCCGAACTCCACTCTCTCGGTGCTACCACCCACATCCTACCTCTCCAAACTGCCACCCCGTCTAccatttcttctctctttcgCCAGATCAAACCTGACGTAGTCCTCTTCTCAGCTGGAGCCGGTGGGAAACCACCAGGTGCGGACGAGATTGATCATAAAGGGGCTGTAAAAGTCTTTGATGCAATGGAGCAAGCGGGGGTGAAGAGGTTGATCCTCATAGGAGCGTTGGATGTGAGGAGTAGGGACAAGGGGTGGCCAGAATGGTATAGCGAGGAGGATAAGAAGGCCAGTGACAATGTTTGGGGTTCGATCGGGTCTT ATATGCAAGCCAAGCTCGACGCCGAACTCAACCTTCATACCCGTAGCAAAATCGATTACACCGTCATTCGACCGGGGAACTTGACGACCGAGCCGGCTGGAGGTGCTGTGATGGGTAGAACGCATCTGACGCATACTTC GCGAGAACTAGTCGCCCAAACAGCCCTCGCCATCGCTACGTCCCCCTCCACCATTGGGTTCACCATTGACGTTATGGACGGGGATGGGAAAATTGAAGATGAGCTGGAAAAAGTTGTAAAGGAAAAGCTTGATGCTTGGACTGGTTGA
- a CDS encoding argininosuccinate synthase, putative (Similar to TIGR gene model, INSD accession AAW43079.1), whose product MVATGEKKGKVILAYSGGLDTSCILLWLIEQGYEVVAYMADVGQEEDFEAARAKAMKCGAVGFHLADLKREFVEELIYPAVQCNAIYENVYLLGTSLARPVIARGMIEAAVKEGCDYVSHGCTGKGNDQVRFELAFYGLAPNIKVIAPWRLPEFYERFDGRSALLEYAAKNGIPVTQTAAKPWSTDENLFHISYEAGILEDPNQTPPDDMWKLTVSPEKAPDAPERVHIEFAKGLPVKVTFPADGKTVTDSVDIFLTLNALARRHGVGRIDIVENRFIGVKSRGCYESPAATILRAAHMDLEGLTLDRNVRALRDQFITTQLSQILYNGFFFSPEREFITAAIPASQKTVNGVVRLKLYKGNVVVEGRDADEGLYDAKFTSMDEMGGFEPTATSGFIEISSIRIKAWGRANIKRGQDGVSPKDVYHREN is encoded by the exons ATGGTTGCTACTGGTGAaaagaagggcaaggtCATTCTCGCCTACTCTGGTGGTCTTG ACACTTCTTGCATTCTTTTGTGGCTTATTGAGCAAGGCTATGAGGTTGTTGCCTACATGGCTGATGTTGGTCAAGAGGAAGACTTTGAGGCTGCTCGTGCCAAGGCTATGAAGTGTGGTGCCGTCGGTTTCCACCTTGCCGACTTGAAGCGAGAGTTTGTTGAGGAGCTCATCTACC CTGCCGTTCAATGTAATGCCATCTACGAGAACGTATACCTCCTTGGTACTTCCCTCGCCCGTCCCGTTATTGCCCGAGGCATGATTGAGGCCGCCGTCAAGGAGGGTTGCGACTATGTCTCTCACGGTTGTACCGGCAAGGGTAACGACCAGGTGCGATTCGAGCTCGCCTTTTACGGTCTCGCGCCCAACATCAAGGTCATTGCTCCCTGGCGATTGCCCGAATTCTACGAGCGATTCGACGGTCGATCCGCTTTGCTCGAGTACGCCGCTAAGAACGGTATTCCTGTCACCCAGACCGCTGCCAAGCCCTGGTCTACTG ACGAGAACCTCTTCCACATCTCTTACGAGGCCGGTATCCTTGAGGACCCCAACCAGACTCCCCCCGATGACATGTGGAAGCTTACCGTCTCCCCCGAGAAGGCTCCCGATGCCCCCGAGCGAGTTCACATCGAGTTTGCCAAGGGTCTCCCCGTCAAGGTTACTTTCCCTGCTGACGGCAAGACTGTGACCGACTCTGTCGACATTTTCCTTACCCTCAACGCTCTTGCCAGGAGGCACGGTGTCGGTCGAATCGACATTGTCGAGAACCGATTCATTGGTGTCAAGTCTCGAGGATGCTACGAGTCCCCCGCTGCCACCATCCTCCGTGCTGCTCACATGGACCTCGAAGGTTTGACCCTCGACCGAAACGTCCGAGCTCTCCGAGACCAATTTATCACCACCCAACTCTCTCAGATTCTCTACAACggtttcttcttctcccccGAGCGTGAATTCATTACTGCCGCTATCCCCGCTTCTCAAAAGACTGTCAATGGTGTCGTCCGACTCAAGCTCTACAAGGGCAACGTTGTTGTCGAGGGCCGAGATGCCGACGAGGGCTTGTACGACGCCAAGTTCACCTCTATGGACGAGATGGGTGGTTTCGAACCCACCGCTACCAGCGGTTTCATTGAGATCTCTTCCATTAGGATCAAGGCTTGGGGCAGGGCCAA CATCAAGCGAGGCCAAGACGGTGTCAGCCCCAAGGATGTCTACCACCGTGAAAACTAG
- a CDS encoding Hypothetical Protein (Similar to TIGR gene model, INSD accession AAW43059.1) has protein sequence MPAPPFGTASAYTDSFPAPPPKQVTVTAETCFNLGVFRDIVRQYRKLDDQIIIRLNRAQAELRDRARTSNEGSWISGGVKSMEGAEGMCVKMWSEMMAGWAHRQTLLTFCSQTVQSSVEGKRNEGAHVRGIREEEVLADQLASEESIEAIIRKRTLEAFKSRCPFFTPSDNTSKAWHNLADRGLKGHGPDLP, from the exons ATGCCAGCACCACCGTTCGGCACAGCTTCAGCATACACAGACTCGTTCCcagcaccaccaccaaaGCAGGTAACAGTCACAGCAGAGACCTGCTTCAATCTCGGCGTCTTCAGAG ATATTGTCAGGCAATATAGGAAACTTGATGACCAAATTATAATTCGGCTGAATAGAGCGCAAGCAGAGCTCCGAGATCGCGCAAGGACGTCGAATGAGGGTTCATGGATAAGTGGCGGCGTCAAGTCGATGGAGGGTGCAGAGGGCATGTGTGTAAAGATGTGGAGTGAAATGATGG CTGGGTGGGCACATCGACAGACACTCTTGACGTTCTGCAGCCAAACAGTCCAGTCTTCCGTCGAAGGAAAACGAAACGAAGGAGCGCATGTACGAGGGATcagggaagaagaggtttTG GCCGATCAACTAGCAAGCGAAGAAAGTATCGAAGCCATCATCCGCAAACGAACGCTTGAGG CCTTCAAATCCAGATGTCCTTTCTTCACGCCTTCAGATAACACCTCCAAAGCATGGCATAATCTCGCTGACAGAGGACTCAAGGGCCACGGACCCGATCTTCCTTAA
- a CDS encoding protein transporter, putative (Similar to TIGR gene model, INSD accession AAW43080.1) gives MTIHALWIISKAGGLVFSRSYSDALPQLPVNTILTLAGILHGIHAITARLTPSPTTSNQNQNQGPTSGSRGGLESFEAEGWGGKVFLTPTEWIRWHSMSYKPKRRERLPTDPLSRSSYLYAFWGQWANRHKVCIVTFATASRLGRSS, from the exons ATGACAATCCACGCTCTCTGGATAATAAGCAAAGCAGGTGGTCTTGTCTTTTCCCGTTCTTACAGCG ACGCCCTTCCCCAATTACCAGTCAACACTATCCTCACGCTCGCGGGTATCTTGCACGGTATCCACGCTATCACCGCACGTCTAACCCCTTCACCCACTACTTCCAACCAAAACCAGAACCAAGGACCCACGTCAGGGTCAAGGGGAGGGCTGGAAAGCTTTGAGGCAGAGGGATGGGGCGGAAAGGTGTTTTTGACTCCTACCG AGTGGATTCGATGGCACTCAATGTCATACAAACCCAAACGACGTGAAAGATTACCTACTGACCCTCTTTCTCGTTCTTCTTACCTCTACGCCTTTTGGGGGCAATGGGCAAATAGGCACAAAGTTTGTATTGTTACATTCGCTACCGCAAGCAGGCTTGGACGATCTTCTTAA
- a CDS encoding peptidase, putative (Similar to TIGR gene model, INSD accession AAW42994.1) yields MAGQDRQEANGSRVRARISNVVNGYSPYGASQRKGTASGRSSLAKAVPEGEFYSSPKVSGARQLNTPTQQNARASTSNTRSLSRNQLLAKARSTHSAGLHDDSDDAEGSPVRRAYKPDEPEDDVPVLVESPGNGPSSAQPIRRTNGEQGPNSNPFKGKGKAADIFENHRDARHPQPSRAAEHDDEVEYMPSEEAKVTKEMRVAELDMLTKQVTPKFGQKQRRPMNNKEGNQVRTSNRAPTHVLKSPGDSVLLTFNVAWISPNTILRCTRVTFDGKELRLACEGGGSSWKIDFKKMINIQLCTSHEHPFLCFEVNPNETDRGPLNNLLNGKKLHHEGTVQLCIRPSKSWQTAQRLDAFLSRLKFQDVDQFHELDHASCKLLSESCNSQILDTRARHEAQRRVKAAEAAEKRIASRASSPIDLWPYGTDDKKEEKEKKPATKGGRGKKKEEQEDRNQSKLNFAPQPVVPVPVRRSSRRSTNKHIEEISSDDERPVHLPKKPPPADKNELYFCYPPTEKAAVSITQGDKFRVEVGEFLNDTLLEFGLRHVLSQVTDARREETHVFNSFFYGKLSNKSKGSKPTPDGWPAYDSVQRWTRNKNVFDKRFIIVPINEHFHWYLAVIINPRGILRPRDPEPAPEISRPTTRATAGSTAGGSREHSYSELMGDSKLQAGPKPSAGAQADQDASPEKEKETASDHQSAPDPPSAQPNQSPQRSLGQLITPSISRKSPFFQSSPLTPALEGDGGEFPHLGDQSVDPLDVMSQQTDTERDEDVGMKDVRSGVQDIDLDGPPNSKNEKEGCGDERTGGFIVIPTLLAMQQQQNQVEKGAKLPLVTTVLDDDEGEENAKAKNSASAKKGRARGLDANFEDGRTWIITFDSLGGAHRAVGTNLSRWLQYEAKNKLNIDYEPDDAQYWHGKVPQQGNFYDCGLFVVHYAKQLLQRPKEVLSFVQRRQPPEWSPQTGQWRADLDRFWQASETKNLRISWLSTMDDLASEWEKIEKERPKVADDAEGEGDASQVEEVTKEEREAEARMEEEVEQELKRRQEEIDKGEGEKGEEKREEEGDDTRGESEATENDMKKEQPPDENAEDSEPPLHPDFDPSLDLQLDPEFIRPENSTTSTPAVSQTQQMPASAPLEPASSDSTVLDVDADTNTDTAVEDQQEKVAKINWESPIPNMPAPGIFDREQEIEEMGQEREVNGQVTMLIDDGDPILSSSLLSQSPRAYNSPTYGTHLRFGEENELGSEGPGDEAKEKENETVRVKSHRQQEEKEEGKEEEKDTKNSVRPLSRTSRYFTPSNDDSSPHLTKPPFRSSAAKKPRHHGDRASSPIDDGPFAGLSESAPNANSRSRSGSLHEPASIPRKASRATRDDGEDRGDEGDKDGWESGRKNTASRVPSPKKLAPASTYAPTSAKKAPKRVAGRNDIETRANKRAKAGSKGKGRQSTGASRDEAIELDSD; encoded by the exons ATGGCTGGGCAGGACAGACAA GAGGCTAACGGGAGTCGAGTGAGGGCCAGAATATCAAACGTTGTAAATGGATACTCTCCGTACGGTGCGAGTCAGAGGAAAGGAACGGCTTCAGGTCGGTCAAGCCTTGCAAAAGCTGTCCCAGAAGGCGAATTCTATTCCAGCCCAAAAGTCTCCGGGGCACGACAACTCAACACTCCTACTCAACAGAACGCCCGTGCCAGCACCTCAAATACCCGTTCTCTATCAAGGAACCAACTACTCGCTAAAGCCAGGAGCACCCATTCTGCTGGTTTACATGATGATAGTGATGATGCTGAAGGATCCCCCGTACGAAGAGCCTACAAGCCCGATGAGCCAGAAGATGATGTCCCTGTTCTTGTTGAATCACCAGGCAACGGACCCTCCAGCGCTCAGCCCATAAGACGCACAAATGGAGAGCAAGGTCCAAATTCAAATCCATTCAAAGGCAAGGGGAAAGCTGCAGATATATTCGAGAATCATCGTGACGCCCGGCATCCCCAGCCTTCTCGCGCGGCAGAGCACGACGATGAAGTCGAGTATATGCCGAGCGAGGAGGCGAAAGTTACAAAAGAGATGCGTGTTGCAGAATTAGATATGCTTACGAAGCAAGTGACACCGAAGTTTGGGCAGAAGCAAAGGCGACCGATGAATAACAAGGAGGGAAATCAGGTCCGG ACGTCAAATCGTGCGCCAACCCACGTTCTCAAGAGTCCGGGCGATTCTGTCCTACTTACTTTCAATGTTGCGTGGATCTCTCCAAACACAATCTTGCGGTGTACCCGGGTAACGTTTGACGGAAAAGAGCTGAGATTGGCCTGTGAAGGCGGAGGGTCATCGTGGAAAATCGATTTCAAGAAAATGATAAACATACAG TTGTGCACAAGTCACGAACATCCTTTCCTTTGTTTCGAGGTGAATCCCAACGAAACCGATCGTGGTCCACTCAATAATCTTTTGAATGGAAAGA AACTGCATCATGAGGGGACGGTTCAGCTTTGCATTAGGCCTTCTAAATCATGGCAAACTGCGCAAAGACTCGATGCCTTCTTGTCACGGTTGAAATTTCAAGACGTTGACCAATTTCACGAGCTTGA CCATGCATCTTGCAAGCTGCTTTCCGAGTCCTGCAACTCTCAAATCCTCGATACTAGAGCCCGTCATGAAGCTCAGCGACGCGTCAAAGCTGCAGAAGCAGCCGAGAAACGAATTGCAAGCCGGGCCTCTTCTCCCATAGACTTGTGGCCGTACGGAACCGACGacaaaaaagaagaaaaggagaagaaacCTGCAACCAAGGGAGGTAGAGGtaaaaagaaggaagaacaagaagatCGGAATCAGAGTAAACTTAACTT CGCCCCTCAGCCCGTTGTTCCCGTTCCCGTTCGTCGGAGTTCACGTCGATCGACCAACAAGCATATTGAAGAAATTTCTTCTGACGATGAAAGACCTGTACACCTCCCCAAGAAACCACCACCAGCCGACAAGAATGAGTTATACTTTTGTTATCCACCAACAGAGAAAGCGGCGGTGAGCATTACTCAGGGCGATAAGTTCAGAGTGGAGGTTGGCGAATTCTTAAATGATACGTTGTTGGAGTTTGGTCTGAG GCATGTGTTAAGTCAAGTGACCGATGcgagaagagaggaaacTCATGTTTTCAACTCGTTCTTCTATGGTAAACTGTCGAACAAGTCGAAAGG GAGTAAACCCACACCTGATGGCTGGCCAGCTTATGACTCCGTCCAGAGATGGACTCGGAATAAGAATGTTTTTGATAAGCGGTTCATCATCGTGCCCATCAACGAACA TTTTCATTGGTACTTGGCTGTTATCATCAATCCTCGAGGTATCCTTCGGCCCAGAGATCCAGAACCTGCGCCGGAAATCTCTCGTCCTACCACACGCGCCACAGCTGGAAGTACGGCCGGTGGAAGTCGCGAGCATAGCTATTCCGAGCTTATGGGGGATTCCAAGCTCCAGGCTGGACCTAAACCTTCTGCAGGAGCACAGGCAGACCAGGATGCATCACCcgaaaaagaaaaggaaacCGCTTCTGACCACCAATCGGCCCCTGATCCACCTTCTGCTCAACCCAACCAATCTCCCCAGCGATCTCTGGGCCAGCTGATTACGCCTTCAATATCTCGAAAATCTCCCTTTTTTCAATCGTCGCCGCTCACTCCTGCACTTGAGGGCGACGGTGGAGAGTTCCCACATCTAGGAGATCAGTCTGTAGATCCGCTCGATGTAATGAGTCAGCAGACGGACACTGAGAGGGACGAAGATGTAGGGATGAAGGACGTGCGTAGTGGAGTGCAGGACATTGACTTGGATGGACCACCGAACTCCAAAAACGAAAAGGAAGGATGTGGTGATGAGAGGACTGGGGGTTTTATTGTCATTCCGACACTGCTGGCTatgcagcagcagcagaatCAAGTTGAGAAGGGTGCCAAGTTACCTTTGGTTACCACTGTGTTGGATGATGAcgagggagaggagaaCGCTAAAGCAAAAAATTCGGCATCAGCGAAAAAGGGAAGGGCCAGGGGACTAGATGCTAATTTTGAAGACGGCCG TACATGGATTATCACCTTTGATTCTCTTGGAGGCGCTCACAGGGCGGTTGGCACCAATCTTTCAAGATGGTTGCAGTATGAAGCTAAGAATAAGCTTAATATTGACTATGAGCCTGACGACGCGCAATACTGGCACGGCAAG GTACCCCAGCAAGGAAATTTTTATGACTGTGGCTTGTTCGTGGTCCACTATGCTAAGCAGCTTTTGCAAAGGCCTAAAGAAGTCCTTTCTTTCGTACAA CGTCGTCAACCTCCCGAATGGTCTCCTCAAACCGGTCAGTGGCGAGCCGATCTTGACAGGTTTTGGCAAGCCTCTGAGACGAAAAACCTTCGTATATCCTGGCTGTCTACCATGGACGATCTGGCTAGTGAATGGGAGAAGATCGAAAAGGAACGGCCCAAGGTGGCGGATGATGCGGAGGGCGAAGGGGATGCGAGTCAGGTCGAGGAAGTGACcaaagaggaaagagaggcGGAAGCGcggatggaagaggaggtggagCAGGAGCTGAAAAGACGGCAAGAGGAGATTGACAAGGGCGAGGGggaaaagggagaagaaaagagagaggaagaaggtgaCGATACCAGAGGAGAGTCAGAAGCGACTGAGAATGACATGAAGAAAGAACAACCTCCAGATGAGAATGCCGAGGACTCTGAACCTCCCCTTCATCCCGATTTTGATCCTTCGTTAGACCTCCAACTCGACCCCGAATTCATTCGTCCAGAAAACTCCACAACATCTACACCTGCCGTATCCCAAACCCAACAGATGCCTGCTTCCGCGCCCCTCGAGCCGGCATCCTCAGACTC CACAGTCCTCGATGTCGATGCTGATACCAATACTGATACCGCAGTGGAGGATCAACAGGAAAAAGTCGCCAAGATCAACTGGGAAAGTCCTATACCTAACATGCCGGCTCCAGGCATTTTTGATCGAGAACAAGAGATTGAAGAGATGGGGCAAGAACGAGAGGTGAATGGCCAAGTGACCATGCTGATAGATGATGGTGATCCGATTCTTTCCTCATCCTTGCTGTCACAAAGTCCGCGGGCTTATAATTCCCCAACCTATGGGACCCATCTTAGatttggagaagaaaatgAATTGGGAAGTGAAGGGCCTGGGGATGAGgcaaaagagaaagagaatGAAACAGTCCGGGTCAAAAGTCACCGTcaacaggaagagaaagaagaggggaaagaggaggaaaaagaCACAAAAAATTCGGTTAGACCGTTAAGCCGTACCAGCCGTTATTTCACACCTTCCAACGACGACTCCTCACCTCATCTCACGAAACCTCCTTTCAGATCATCAGCTGCCAAAAAGCCCAGACACCATGGAGATAGGGCAAGCAGTCCGATTGACGATGGGCCATTTGCAGGTTTAAGTGAAAGTGCACCAAACGCCAATTCTCGATCGAGATCTGGGTCGCTTCACGAACCAGCTTCGATCCCTAGAAAAGCGTCTCGCGCGACCAGAGACGATGGCGAGGACAGGGGTGATGAAGGTGATAAAGACGGGTGGGAAAGCGGGCGTAAGAATACAGCCTCACGTGTGCCGTCCCCCAAGAAGCTTGCCCCTGCTAGCACATATGCGCCCACATCTGCGAAAAAGGCGCCGAAGAGGGTTGCGGGAAGGAACGATATAGAGACTAGGGCGAATAAGAGGGCAAAGGCAGGAAGTAAGGGTAAAGGAAGACAGTCCACGGGTGCATCGAGGGATGAAGCTATCGAGTTGGATTCAGATTAA